A single genomic interval of Hoplias malabaricus isolate fHopMal1 chromosome 7, fHopMal1.hap1, whole genome shotgun sequence harbors:
- the LOC136701993 gene encoding uncharacterized protein, producing the protein MDPSRREVITTDASPTGWGAVCHHRAVQGLWSDRQAQSHINTLELRAIWLALRHFLPILQGRHVLVRSDNMSAVYYVNHFGGTRSRELLSIAQGLWTWAYPRFLSLRAAHVAGSSNNVADTLSRHTIHSGRWRLHPEVIQSVWKLFRKAQVDLFASRDTTHCPLWFSEEPQDSPLGEDALAHDWPRALLYAFPPFPLLPALLDRVRWENHRVLLVAPQWPYQPWFPLLLSLVQGTPWELPSHTDLLSQLRGQVWHPQPERRRLWLWPLGPPLG; encoded by the coding sequence ATGGACCCCTCCCGCAGGGAAGTGATTACCACAGACGCGTCCCCCACTGGCTGGGGGGCAGTATGTCATCACAGGGCAGTTCAGGGACTCTGGTCCGACCGGCAGGCCCAGAGCCACATCAACACGCTGGAACTGCGGGCAATATGGCTTGCTCTGAGACATTTTCTTCCCATTCTCCAGGGGAGGCATGTCTTGGTACGCTCAGACAACATGTCAGCAGTGTATTATGTGAATCACTTTGGCGGAACGAGATCCCGCGAGCTCCTGAGCATTGCCCAGGGTCTGTGGACATGGGCTTACCCAAGATTCCTGTCTCTCAGAGCGGCACATGTGGCTGGCTCCTCCAACAACGTAGCGGACACCCTCTCCCGCCACACCATACACTCAGGACGGTGGAGACTGCATCCCGAGGTGATTCAGTCAGTGTGGAAGTTGTTCAGGAAAGCTCAAGTGGATCTCTTCGCCTCACGGGACACCACGCATTGCCCCCTGTGGTTTTCGGAAGAGCCGCAAGACAGCCCACTGGGCGAGGATGCCCTAGCCCACGACTGGCCGAGGGCACTACTCTATGCCTTTCCTCCCTTTCCACTACTTCCAGCTCTCTTGGACAGAGTACGCTGGGAAAACCATCGGGTTCTCTTGGTGGCACCTCAATGGCCATACCAGCCATGGTTTCCTCTTCTGCTTTCCCTGGTTCAAGGTACACCATGGGAGCTACCGAGTCATACAGATCTGCTCTCACAACTGAGAGGACAGGTGTGGCACCCCCAGCCAGAACGGCGTCGACTGTGGCTGTGGCCCTTAGGCCCCCCACTGGGCTAG